CGCCATTGTCCTCGTAGTAGTGCTCGATCCGCCGCTTGATCTCGAACCCGATGGCTTCGTAGAAGTCCAGCGCCCGTTCGTTCGTCGCCCGGGCGTGGCAGGTGACGGTGCGGTGGTCCTCCGCGACTTCCGCGACGAGTCGCCGGCCGAACCCCTCGCCGCGACGCTCCGGCGAGACGGCGAGAAAGAGGATGTAGCCGTCGCGTCGCACCGTCGCGAAGCCGACCAGGTCGTCGTCGAGGTAGAGCAGGTGGGTCGTCGCCCGCCGGTAGGCGTCCATGAAGAAGCGCTTGCGCTGTTTGAGGACGCCCTCCTCCCGGCGGATGCGTTCTTTGAGTTTCCAGGCCTCGTCGGCGTGGTCGCTCGTGCCGGGGCCATCGACACGTTTCTCGACGGTGACGCTCACTACCGCAGTTCTAGCGTAGGCGTGCAATATAACTTCATCGTCGGCGTCCATCGTCGCCGCATCTCGGAACCAACGGTTTTCACGGTCCGCCCCGTCCCCGACGCCATGAGCTACGAACTCCGCCCTCACACCGCCGACGTCGCCGTCGCGGCGACCGGCGCGGACCTCGGCGAGGCGTTCGCCGCCGCCGCGGACGGCCTCGCGGCGGCCACCTGCGACGAGATTCCGGGGACCGGCGAGCGTTTCTCGTTCACCGTCCGCGCCGAGGGGCTCGAAGCACTCCTCTTCGACTACCTCGATCAACTCATCTACGAACGCGACGTTCGCGGGGTCCTCCCCGTGGCCAACGAGGCGTCGGTCCGCGAGGACGACGGGGAGTGGGTGGTCGAGGCGAGCGCCCGCGGCGTCCCCTTCGCGGACGTGACCGCACGGGACGTAAAGGCCGTGACCTACTCAGAGATGCGCGTCGAGGAGACCGACGAGGGCTGGGAGGCGTACGTCGTGCTGGACGTGTAGTAACGTATTCCCGCGTCGGTCACGTCGGTTCACGTATGACCACACGCGAGTTCGACGGCATCCGGCTCGAACGCGTTCGGGAGTTCGTCTGGGAGATGCCCCGCGAGGGCGACATGCGCGTCCCCGCCCGAGTACTGGCGAGCGAGGCGCTGCTCGACGAAATCGGCGAGGACAAGACGCTCCAACAGTTGCGAAACGCGACGCATCTGCCGGGGATCACCGGCCACGCCATCTGCATGCCCGACGGCCACCAGGGCTACGGCTTCCCCGTCGGCGGCGTGGGGGCGACGGACGTAGAGGAGGGCTGTATCTCGCCGGGTTCGGTCGGGTACGACATTAATTGCGGCGTGAGAATGATGAAAACAAATATCACCTACGCCGACGTGCAGGGCCACGAGGAGGAACTCGTGAACGCCCTGTTCGCGAACGTCCCCTCCGGCCTCGGGGGCGGCGGCATCGTCGAAAGCGGGATCGACACCGTCGAGGCCGTCCTCTCCCGCGGCGTCGACTGGGCGCTGGAGGAGGGGTGGGCCGTCGAGGCCGACCTGACCCACTGCGAGGACGAGGGCTACCGCCCGGACGCCGATCCCAGCGCGGTGTCACAGAAGGCGAAGGACCGGGGGAAGAATCAGCTCGGCAGCCTCGGCAGCGGCAACCACTTCCTCGAAGTCCAGCGGGTGACGGACGTCTACCGCGACGACGTGGCCGACGCCTACGGCCTCGAACCCGACCAGATCGTCGTCCTCATCCACTGTGGGAGCCGGGGGCTGGGCCACCAGACCTGTACCGACTACCTGCGGAAAATCGAGAAGCGCCACGGCGACCTGCTGGCCGAACTGCCCGACAAGGAACTCGCGGCGGCGCCGGCGGGCTCCGAACTCGCCGAGGAGTACTACGGCGCGATGTGTGCCTGTATCAACTTCGCGTGGGTGAACCGCCAACTGATCATGCACCGCGTCCGGCAGGTGTTCGAGCGCGTCTTCGACCGCTCGTGGGAGTCGATGGAGATGCATCTGCTGTACGACGTGGCCCACAACATCGCCAAGAAAGAGGTCCACACCGTACAGGGAGAAGAGCGCGAACTGTACGTCCACCGCAAGGGGGCGACGCGGGCGTTCCCGGCGGGACATCCCGAGGTGCCCGCGGCCTATCGCGACGTGGGACAACCGATCATCATCCCCGGAAGTATGGGTGCGGGGAGCTACGTCCTCCGTGGCGGCGAGGCGTCGATGGAGCTTACCTTCGGCTCCACCGCCCACGGCGCCGGCCGGCTGATGAGCCGGACGCAGGCCAAACAGGAGTTCTGGGGCGAGACGGTGCAGGACGAACTCAAGGAGCAAAATCAGGTGTACGTCAAGGCCCAGAGCGGCGCGACGGTGGCCGAGGAGGCCCCCGGCGTCTACAAGGACGTCGACGAGGTGGTGCGCGTCTCCGACGCCCTCGGCATCGGCGACAAGGTGGCACGGACGTATCCGGTCTGTAACATCAAGGGTTAGTCGCCCGTCTCGCCGTCGGCGCCGGAGTCACGAGTCCCCCGCCGTCGGAACCAGTAGTACGCGAGGGCGGCCAGCCCGAGGGCGGCCGAGGTGAGTCCATCGCCGGGGACGGTGCCGGCCCACGCGGCGCGGACGACGTCGGCGAGGACGACGGCGAGGAGGAGGAGGCCGACCGCCAGCACCCACGGCGCCGGCTGGACGTTCTCGGCCGCGTACTGCCCCGACTCGATCAACGCCATCTCCTTGCGGTGTTCGGTGTACGCGAAGATGCTGACGAGGGCCAGCACGGCGACGAACAGCAGTCCCATACCGACGAGGACGACGATGCCCTCACCGATCTGGAGGGGAACGGGGAGCGTACTGGCCGTACGTCGTGTCGGCGCATAAACACCGTCCACGGCGGGGACTACCGGCCGATCCGGACGTACTCGCTCTCGGGGACCGGTTCGACTTCCTCGCCGTTCTCGTAGCGGACGTAGCTCAGGTAGAAGGGGTTGCCACAGCCGGATTCGTCGTCGCGGAGCGTGCCGTCCTCGCCACAGACGAAGCGGACGCCGTCCGCGGACTCCACGTCGTCGTCGGCGTCGACGTACGTCCACCCCTCCAGCGGGTAGGGCGTCACCGACTTGTCCGCGAGGTAGCCGTCGCGTTCGAGTTCGACGACGGCTTCACAGTGGGGGCAGTAGTAGGTGACTGGGTAGGTCATACCCGTCGTAGGGGCGAGACGGACTTAAGCACGTCACCGGACGACGGTCACGGGAACGGGCGACCGACGTACGACCTTCTCGGCGACGTTGCCGACGAACAGCCGTTCGGAGAGGCTGCCGCTGTGGCTGCCGAGGACGACGGCGTCGAAGTCCGCGGCGGCGTCGACGATGATCCGCGCCGGGGGGCCGACCCGCACCTCGGTCGTGACCTCGGCGTCGTACTCGGCGGCGATGGCGCGAGCACGGTCCAGCGCGTCGCTCGCACGCTCCTCGGCCGCCTCCTCGAAGTCGTCGGAGAGCGCGAGGTCCGTCGCGGCGCCCATCATGGGCGACGGCCCGCCGCTGACGTGAAGCACCGTGATTTCGGCGTCGGGGAAGGTGTCGAGTGCGTGCCGGAGCGCACGCATCGCCATCTCGGAGTCGTCGACGGGAACCAGAACACGAGCGACCATACCGGTTCGTTCGCCCGACACGGGAATAAGCGCTCGGGTGCGGACGACGGTTACCTCGCGATCGGGAGCTATTATATTGGATTATTCAGACACAACCGAGACGGTGCTGGACCCGTCTCAGTCCCCCGCCAGCTCCGACTCGTCCGTTCCCGCCGCCCCACACGCAGGGAGGAATCGCTCGGCGGGGC
This window of the Haloplanus rubicundus genome carries:
- a CDS encoding universal stress protein, translated to MVARVLVPVDDSEMAMRALRHALDTFPDAEITVLHVSGGPSPMMGAATDLALSDDFEEAAEERASDALDRARAIAAEYDAEVTTEVRVGPPARIIVDAAADFDAVVLGSHSGSLSERLFVGNVAEKVVRRSPVPVTVVR
- a CDS encoding RtcB family protein; amino-acid sequence: MTTREFDGIRLERVREFVWEMPREGDMRVPARVLASEALLDEIGEDKTLQQLRNATHLPGITGHAICMPDGHQGYGFPVGGVGATDVEEGCISPGSVGYDINCGVRMMKTNITYADVQGHEEELVNALFANVPSGLGGGGIVESGIDTVEAVLSRGVDWALEEGWAVEADLTHCEDEGYRPDADPSAVSQKAKDRGKNQLGSLGSGNHFLEVQRVTDVYRDDVADAYGLEPDQIVVLIHCGSRGLGHQTCTDYLRKIEKRHGDLLAELPDKELAAAPAGSELAEEYYGAMCACINFAWVNRQLIMHRVRQVFERVFDRSWESMEMHLLYDVAHNIAKKEVHTVQGEERELYVHRKGATRAFPAGHPEVPAAYRDVGQPIIIPGSMGAGSYVLRGGEASMELTFGSTAHGAGRLMSRTQAKQEFWGETVQDELKEQNQVYVKAQSGATVAEEAPGVYKDVDEVVRVSDALGIGDKVARTYPVCNIKG
- a CDS encoding archease gives rise to the protein MSYELRPHTADVAVAATGADLGEAFAAAADGLAAATCDEIPGTGERFSFTVRAEGLEALLFDYLDQLIYERDVRGVLPVANEASVREDDGEWVVEASARGVPFADVTARDVKAVTYSEMRVEETDEGWEAYVVLDV
- a CDS encoding GNAT family N-acetyltransferase, coding for MSVTVEKRVDGPGTSDHADEAWKLKERIRREEGVLKQRKRFFMDAYRRATTHLLYLDDDLVGFATVRRDGYILFLAVSPERRGEGFGRRLVAEVAEDHRTVTCHARATNERALDFYEAIGFEIKRRIEHYYEDNGDAYYLRLGPDERLRDRLSELIRR